A stretch of Kaistella flava (ex Peng et al. 2021) DNA encodes these proteins:
- a CDS encoding alkene reductase, which produces MKLLEKYTSKNLKLENRIVMAPMTRSRADNEEHVANDLMQNYYSQRATAGLIITEGINVSKDSVGYINVPGLYTEKQTESWKNVTTAVHAMGGKIFAQLWHVGRVSHPDFHEGKAPLAPSAVNPETQSYTYEGFKDTVTPQEMTLEDIKQTVQDFANAAENAMKAGFDGVEIHGANGYLFHQFFALTSNKREDNYGGSTENRGRFLFEVLDAVIEKIPLEKVGLRLSPDFDGVFGMKKDDETTEMFEYLVNKLNDYELAYLHFSGFAGQDDDPLKSILEIANHYRKIYKGIFMINGGFKKDTADKAIEDGLADLVSFGVPFISNPDLVQRFAVDAPLNEPDQNTFYTPGAKGYTDYHFLK; this is translated from the coding sequence ATGAAACTTTTAGAAAAATACACCTCCAAAAATTTAAAATTAGAAAACAGAATTGTGATGGCGCCGATGACAAGAAGTCGCGCGGATAATGAGGAACACGTTGCGAATGACCTGATGCAAAATTATTATTCACAAAGAGCAACGGCCGGTTTGATCATCACCGAAGGTATAAATGTGAGTAAAGATTCTGTCGGATACATCAACGTTCCCGGTCTTTACACCGAAAAGCAAACAGAATCATGGAAAAATGTAACTACCGCTGTGCACGCAATGGGCGGGAAAATATTTGCACAATTGTGGCACGTTGGTCGCGTTTCGCATCCGGATTTTCATGAGGGTAAAGCGCCTTTAGCTCCTTCTGCTGTAAATCCTGAAACGCAGTCTTATACTTACGAAGGTTTCAAAGATACGGTTACGCCGCAGGAAATGACGTTGGAAGATATCAAACAAACCGTTCAGGATTTTGCCAATGCTGCAGAAAATGCAATGAAAGCGGGTTTCGATGGTGTTGAAATTCACGGTGCAAACGGTTATTTGTTTCACCAGTTTTTTGCCCTGACTTCCAACAAAAGAGAAGACAATTATGGCGGTTCGACTGAAAATAGAGGACGGTTTTTGTTTGAAGTTTTGGATGCTGTAATCGAGAAAATACCATTGGAAAAAGTTGGATTGCGGCTTTCTCCAGATTTTGATGGTGTTTTTGGTATGAAGAAAGATGACGAAACGACAGAAATGTTTGAATATTTGGTGAACAAATTAAATGACTACGAGCTGGCTTATCTTCATTTCAGCGGATTTGCAGGTCAGGATGATGATCCTTTAAAAAGTATTCTGGAAATCGCCAACCATTATCGTAAAATTTACAAAGGAATATTTATGATCAACGGTGGATTTAAAAAAGATACCGCAGATAAAGCGATAGAAGATGGTCTTGCAGATCTGGTTTCTTTCGGAGTTCCTTTCATCAGCAATCCGGATCTCGTACAGCGTTTTGCGGTTGATGCACCGTTAAATGAACCTGATCAGAATACATTTTACACGCCAGGTGCAAAAGGTTACACTGACTATCATTTTTTAAAATAA